Proteins encoded within one genomic window of Pogoniulus pusillus isolate bPogPus1 unplaced genomic scaffold, bPogPus1.pri scaffold_74_arrow_ctg1, whole genome shotgun sequence:
- the LOC135174529 gene encoding dentin sialophosphoprotein-like, giving the protein MLDTALRDCGGSWWALRHSPTAWLPKNILTSGLREALGRVMTRSESRHLSSMNLPPALPLLPGTPLPLRKPLPSGLPLLPGKPLPPATPLQPGTPLPPGTPLPPGTDSSASSDAPASSDSSASSDSSASSDSSAFRHSSAFRHSSASSDSSASSDSSASSDSSASSDSSASSDAPASSDCSASGDAPTSIDSSASSDSSASSNTPTSSDSSATSDAPASSDSSVSSDSSASSDAPAISDTPAFSDATASSNVPAS; this is encoded by the exons GCTCCTGGTGGGCTCTGAGGCACTCACCCACAGCATGGCTGCCAAAGAACATCCTGACTTCAGGCCTAAGGGAAGCTCTGGGGAGAGTGATGACTCGGTCAGAATCTCGGCATCTGAG CTCAATGAATCTGCCTCCGGCGTTGCCTCTGCTTCCCGGGACGCCTCTACCTCTGCGGAAGcctctgccttctgggctgcctctgcttcccgGGAAGCCTTTGCCACCAGCGACgcccctgcagcctgggacacctctgcctcctgggacacctctgcctcctgggac TgattcttctgcctccagcgACGCCCCTGCCTCCAGCgattcttctgcctccagcgattcttctgcctccagcgATTCTTCTGCCTTTAGACATTCTTCTGCCTTTAGAcattcttctgcctccagcgattcttctgcctccagcgattcttctgcctccagcgattcttctgcctccagcgattcttctgcctccagcgACGCTCCTGCCTCCAGCGATTGCTCTGCCTCCGGTGACGCCCCTACCTCTATCGATTCGTCTGCCTCCAGCGATTCGTCTGCCTCCAGCAACACCCCTACCTCTAGCGATTCCTCTGCCACCAGCGACGCCCCTGCATCTAGCGATTCTTCTGTCTCTAGCgattcttctgcctccagcgACGCCCCTGCCATCAGCGACACCCCTGCCTTCAGCGATGCCACTGCCTCCAGCAACGTCCCTGCCTCCTGA